A region from the Riemerella anatipestifer genome encodes:
- a CDS encoding serine hydrolase domain-containing protein produces the protein MKWWWIIAFGLLTFSCSKKQESNDEVKTNLPHFSKVDAEDIFTKEDNSVANEDSLKHLLQEYYQNTWVGGDLSGGILIAKGDNIIFEQYRGYGRENQQMPINQNTPLHIASISKTMTAMAIMKLIEAKKIKLDQDITTFFPKFPYANIRVIDLLSHRSGLPKYEHFIETLEPKPKELSQSFLTNQDVLNLLIRYRPELARPTGTGFMYCNTNYALLALIIEKVTQKDYPTAMKEMLFAPLEMKHTFVFQQKDIATAAQSFYYKNNKLYPLNNLDLIYGDKNIYTTPRDLLKFSQAMFSKEFLPSDLKEKIFTPYSNEKKGINNYGLGFRMKIFDNNKKLTYHNGWWHGSNSVFVHLLDSKVSIIAIGNKFSRRVYSAVALSGLFDDFPLETEILKKEMMPNASNALPSSSSDSLQ, from the coding sequence ATGAAATGGTGGTGGATTATAGCGTTCGGATTGCTAACATTTTCTTGTTCTAAAAAACAAGAAAGTAATGATGAGGTTAAAACTAATTTGCCTCATTTTTCTAAGGTAGATGCTGAGGATATTTTTACAAAGGAGGATAATTCGGTAGCTAATGAGGATTCTCTAAAACACCTTTTGCAAGAATACTATCAAAACACTTGGGTAGGAGGTGATTTAAGTGGAGGAATCTTAATCGCTAAAGGCGATAATATTATTTTTGAACAATACAGGGGCTATGGCAGAGAAAACCAACAGATGCCCATCAATCAAAATACGCCTTTACACATTGCTTCTATTTCTAAGACGATGACGGCAATGGCGATTATGAAGCTGATAGAAGCAAAAAAAATAAAACTAGACCAAGATATTACCACTTTTTTTCCAAAGTTTCCGTATGCTAATATCAGAGTTATAGATTTACTTAGCCATAGAAGTGGACTTCCAAAGTATGAACATTTTATTGAAACTTTGGAGCCTAAACCTAAAGAGTTATCACAGTCTTTTTTAACCAATCAAGATGTTCTAAATCTACTTATTAGATATAGACCAGAACTAGCTAGACCTACTGGTACAGGGTTTATGTACTGTAATACCAACTACGCTCTACTAGCTCTCATTATAGAGAAGGTGACCCAAAAAGATTACCCTACTGCAATGAAGGAAATGCTTTTTGCACCTCTTGAAATGAAGCATACCTTTGTATTTCAGCAAAAGGATATTGCCACGGCGGCACAATCGTTCTATTATAAAAATAACAAACTGTATCCTCTTAATAATTTAGACCTTATCTACGGAGATAAAAACATTTATACCACTCCTAGAGATTTATTAAAGTTTTCACAAGCGATGTTCTCTAAAGAGTTTTTACCTTCGGATTTAAAAGAGAAGATATTCACGCCTTATAGTAATGAGAAAAAAGGGATTAACAACTACGGCTTAGGGTTTAGAATGAAAATTTTTGATAATAATAAAAAACTGACTTATCACAATGGTTGGTGGCACGGTTCTAACTCTGTATTTGTACATCTTTTAGATTCTAAGGTAAGTATTATTGCGATAGGTAATAAATTTTCTAGGAGAGTCTATTCAGCGGTTGCGTTATCTGGTTTGTTTGATGATTTCCCGTTGGAAACAGAAATTCTAAAAAAGGAGATGATGCCAAATGCATCTAATGCTCTTCCTTCATCTTCAAGTGATTCATTACAATAA
- the sucC gene encoding ADP-forming succinate--CoA ligase subunit beta, giving the protein MNLHEYQSKEILAKYGVRVQRGIVASTVEEAKKAAEQLSAETGTKAWVVKAQVHAGGRGKGGGVKFSPNMEKLEENARNIIGMQLVTPQTSAEGKKVHSVLIAEDMYYPGDSEPKEYYVSVLLDRAKGKNMIVYSTEGGMDIEQVAEETPHLIHNEEVDPALGLQPFQARKIAFNLGLEGEAFKDFVKFITALYNAYVGIDASLFEINPVLKTSDNKIAAVDAKVTLDNNALFRHKDLAELRDKREEDPTEVEAGEAGLNFVKLDGNVGCMVNGAGLAMATMDIIKLSGGNPANFLDVGGTADAERVEKAFGIILKDPNVKAILINIFGGIVRCDRVAQGVVDAYKSFGELPVPLIVRLQGTNAEEAKRLIDESGLPVHSAITLEEAANKVKEVLA; this is encoded by the coding sequence ATGAATCTTCACGAGTATCAATCAAAAGAGATTTTAGCGAAATACGGCGTTAGAGTACAAAGAGGTATAGTAGCTAGCACCGTAGAGGAAGCAAAAAAAGCAGCAGAACAGCTTTCTGCAGAAACAGGAACTAAAGCGTGGGTAGTAAAAGCTCAGGTACACGCAGGTGGTAGAGGTAAAGGTGGAGGTGTTAAGTTTTCTCCTAACATGGAAAAGTTAGAAGAAAACGCAAGAAACATCATCGGAATGCAGTTAGTAACGCCTCAAACTTCTGCTGAAGGTAAAAAAGTACACTCTGTGCTTATCGCAGAAGATATGTATTATCCTGGAGATTCTGAACCAAAAGAATACTATGTTTCTGTACTTTTAGATAGAGCTAAAGGAAAGAATATGATTGTATATTCTACAGAAGGTGGTATGGATATAGAGCAAGTGGCAGAAGAAACTCCGCACCTTATCCATAACGAAGAGGTAGATCCTGCTTTAGGATTACAACCTTTCCAAGCTAGAAAAATTGCATTTAATCTAGGTTTAGAAGGAGAAGCGTTTAAAGATTTTGTAAAATTCATTACAGCTCTTTACAATGCTTATGTAGGAATTGATGCTTCTTTATTTGAAATCAACCCTGTTCTTAAAACTTCAGATAACAAAATCGCTGCAGTAGATGCTAAAGTAACTTTAGATAATAATGCACTTTTCCGTCATAAAGATTTAGCTGAATTAAGAGACAAAAGAGAGGAAGACCCTACAGAAGTTGAAGCTGGTGAAGCTGGATTAAACTTCGTTAAGCTAGATGGTAATGTAGGTTGTATGGTAAACGGTGCTGGTTTGGCAATGGCTACTATGGATATCATTAAACTTTCTGGAGGTAACCCTGCTAACTTCCTAGATGTAGGTGGTACTGCAGATGCTGAAAGAGTAGAAAAGGCATTTGGTATTATCCTTAAAGACCCTAATGTAAAAGCAATTCTTATCAACATCTTTGGTGGTATTGTAAGATGTGATAGAGTGGCACAAGGTGTAGTAGATGCTTACAAGAGCTTCGGAGAACTTCCTGTACCTCTTATCGTAAGATTACAAGGAACTAATGCTGAAGAAGCTAAGAGATTAATTGATGAGTCTGGTTTACCAGTACATTCTGCAATTACTCTAGAAGAAGCAGCAAACAAAGTAAAAGAAGTATTAGCTTAA
- a CDS encoding DUF423 domain-containing protein, protein MKTFTLIIGGIYGLMSVILGAFGAHAFKKILSIEKLASFETGVKYQMYSALFLLVIGFFLKFDNGLEKWTSLLMIVGTFLFSVSIYFLAFQEAWGISLRFLGPITPLGGLCMIISWTMLIMLVARAKVG, encoded by the coding sequence ATGAAAACATTTACACTCATTATAGGCGGTATCTATGGGCTAATGTCTGTGATTTTAGGAGCTTTTGGAGCTCATGCCTTTAAAAAGATTTTAAGCATAGAAAAATTGGCAAGTTTTGAAACAGGAGTAAAGTATCAAATGTACTCTGCTCTATTTCTTTTAGTAATTGGTTTTTTTCTAAAATTCGATAATGGATTAGAAAAATGGACATCATTGCTAATGATAGTAGGGACTTTTTTATTCTCTGTAAGCATCTATTTCTTAGCTTTTCAAGAAGCTTGGGGTATTAGCTTAAGGTTTTTGGGTCCCATTACCCCATTAGGAGGGTTGTGTATGATTATCAGTTGGACAATGCTCATTATGTTAGTAGCAAGGGCTAAAGTAGGGTAA
- a CDS encoding hydroxymethylglutaryl-CoA reductase, degradative has product MNHQPVEGFSKLNKLNKIEWIVNEYLEGNEEYIKILQQYWNDNQDLQKLHDEFSENTISNFYMPYGIAPNFLIDGKLLALPMAVEESSVVAAASKAAKFWLNKGGFKTTIIDTKKLGHTHFILKAESHKIRHFFNFNLRQKLFEATQDITKNMRNRGGGILDIELVDKTSEMNDYYQLKASFDTKDSMGANFINSCLEQFGKTLKEEINLSADFTEDEKQSLQVVMNILSNFTPDCIVRAEVSCKIEDLKDDSGISPEEFAWKFKQAVAIAEIEPYRATTHNKGIMNGVDAVVIATGNDFRATEACAHAYAARNGKYSSLTHCTTDNGIFRFWIDLPISVGVVGGLTNLHPLVKFSLALLGKPSAQELMSILAVSGLAQNFAALRSLVTTGIQKGHMKMHLFNILNQFGATEEEKSYFVNYFKDKTVSHHEVITELNKLRGK; this is encoded by the coding sequence ATGAATCATCAGCCAGTAGAAGGATTTTCTAAATTAAATAAGCTAAATAAAATAGAATGGATTGTTAATGAGTATTTGGAAGGCAATGAAGAATACATCAAAATACTTCAACAATATTGGAATGACAATCAAGATTTACAAAAACTTCATGATGAGTTCTCAGAGAATACCATTTCTAACTTTTATATGCCTTATGGTATTGCTCCAAATTTTTTAATAGACGGAAAGTTATTAGCACTTCCTATGGCGGTAGAAGAGAGTTCGGTGGTGGCGGCGGCTTCCAAAGCAGCTAAGTTTTGGCTTAATAAAGGGGGCTTTAAAACTACCATTATTGATACTAAAAAACTGGGACATACTCATTTTATACTAAAAGCAGAATCTCATAAGATTAGACATTTTTTCAACTTTAATCTTAGACAAAAACTATTTGAAGCAACACAAGACATCACCAAAAATATGAGAAATAGAGGTGGTGGTATTTTAGACATAGAGTTAGTGGATAAGACTTCAGAAATGAATGATTATTACCAGCTTAAAGCTAGTTTTGATACTAAAGACTCTATGGGAGCTAACTTTATCAATTCTTGTTTAGAGCAATTTGGTAAAACGCTTAAAGAGGAAATTAACCTTTCTGCTGATTTCACGGAGGACGAAAAACAATCTCTTCAAGTGGTAATGAATATCTTATCTAACTTTACGCCTGACTGTATTGTTAGAGCGGAAGTTTCTTGTAAGATAGAAGATTTGAAAGATGATAGCGGTATTTCTCCCGAAGAATTTGCATGGAAATTTAAACAAGCCGTTGCTATCGCTGAAATAGAGCCGTACAGAGCAACCACTCACAACAAAGGGATTATGAACGGTGTAGATGCGGTAGTTATAGCTACAGGAAACGATTTTAGAGCTACGGAAGCTTGTGCTCACGCCTATGCTGCACGTAACGGGAAATATAGTTCACTTACCCATTGTACTACCGATAACGGAATATTTAGGTTTTGGATAGATTTGCCTATTTCAGTAGGCGTTGTGGGAGGTCTTACAAATCTTCACCCACTGGTTAAATTCTCATTAGCGTTATTAGGCAAACCTTCTGCTCAAGAACTCATGAGTATTTTGGCTGTATCTGGGCTAGCTCAGAACTTCGCCGCTCTTCGCTCGTTGGTAACTACAGGAATTCAAAAAGGACACATGAAAATGCATTTGTTTAATATTCTTAATCAGTTTGGAGCAACTGAGGAAGAAAAATCATACTTTGTAAACTATTTTAAAGATAAGACGGTAAGCCACCACGAAGTAATCACAGAACTCAATAAGCTAAGAGGAAAATAA
- a CDS encoding zinc-dependent metalloprotease, whose translation MKIEYWFMNLKILGCSAWLFLYPNIAFAQSKVSSKDSVKTEKEDSKKNESFESYEKLLKGAETKQGLLKIHRVKDKIYFEIPNEVLGKDLLIVNKISSVPAPINNAGINKGMNYENKIIRFYKDTTNKKVWVKTFDPQITVNPQDNISASVKDNYGESIVEGFEIKTLGKDSTAVIQVNNVFDGNAKSFNNLFDNIGMGGSVRTKDSYIDEVKAFPNNVVVKSYFSTQISEGKTSAEKADLTVGTTTNIVLLPEPMVGRFSDDRVGYFTTPKMYFTDSQQKVEQRELITRWRLEPKAEDEVRYLRGELVEPKKPIVYYIDPATPKQWQQAIIDGVHDWNKAFEKAGFKNVISAKLPDPNDKEFDVDDVRYSVITYAASSMANAMGPSVVDPRTGEILESDIIWWHNVMTLLQSWMRVQTGIIDPQVRGNKFPDDKMANAIRFVSSHEVGHTFGLKHNMGSSFAFPVESLRSPEFTEKMGGTAPSIMDYARFNYVAQEGDGVKQITPKIGVYDEFAINWGYRWTGKKTPQEELPITQKWIEKHQGDPLYFYGAQQEETVDPRSQAEDLGDNAMKAGEYGIINLKKTLPNLIEWSTKNGENYNEAKSFYNQVINQWYVYNNHVLANIGGIYLNPTVKGDQQSSYIPVPYETQKEALAFIKKHILTLPEWLFLSPLNQKIRPAKNTPKGLVDQSPYNVFREKQAAILYGLMNDNKLLRILEFEFLNHQKVMTVAELFNDLREFIFSKSIKKQPLNIAERMTQKNYIDALIIDTQRMYEKTEKGIFSPMPMMCDYACSHTHLDKVGEQHLEFYFDGMKRLSEVGSAKRAELIKVRAIISKAMNKADNDTQSHYQDMMVRLNKALGNN comes from the coding sequence ATGAAAATAGAATATTGGTTTATGAATTTAAAGATTTTAGGTTGTTCTGCGTGGTTGTTTTTGTATCCAAATATAGCTTTTGCTCAAAGCAAAGTCTCGTCAAAAGATTCTGTGAAAACAGAGAAAGAAGATTCTAAAAAAAATGAGAGCTTTGAGTCTTACGAAAAGTTATTGAAAGGAGCAGAAACCAAACAAGGGCTACTCAAAATACATAGAGTAAAGGATAAGATTTATTTTGAAATTCCTAACGAAGTGCTAGGGAAAGACCTACTCATCGTAAATAAAATATCGTCTGTACCCGCTCCCATCAATAATGCTGGGATTAACAAGGGGATGAACTATGAGAATAAAATCATCAGATTTTATAAAGACACTACCAATAAAAAGGTGTGGGTAAAAACTTTTGACCCGCAAATTACCGTTAATCCACAAGATAATATTTCGGCTTCGGTAAAGGATAATTACGGAGAGTCTATAGTGGAAGGTTTTGAAATTAAAACTCTAGGAAAAGACTCCACAGCGGTAATTCAGGTAAATAATGTCTTTGACGGAAACGCCAAAAGTTTTAACAATCTGTTTGATAATATCGGTATGGGGGGAAGCGTAAGAACCAAAGATTCTTACATAGACGAGGTAAAGGCTTTTCCTAATAATGTGGTGGTAAAGTCTTATTTCAGTACCCAAATTTCAGAGGGGAAAACTTCTGCCGAAAAAGCCGATTTAACGGTGGGGACTACCACTAATATTGTGCTATTGCCAGAGCCTATGGTAGGGCGTTTTTCGGACGATAGGGTAGGGTATTTTACGACGCCTAAGATGTACTTTACAGATAGTCAGCAAAAGGTAGAACAGAGAGAACTCATTACTAGATGGCGATTAGAACCTAAAGCGGAAGACGAAGTAAGATACCTTAGAGGAGAATTGGTAGAGCCTAAAAAACCGATTGTTTATTATATAGACCCAGCTACACCGAAACAATGGCAACAAGCCATTATAGATGGAGTACACGATTGGAATAAAGCATTTGAAAAGGCAGGGTTCAAAAATGTAATTTCAGCGAAGTTGCCAGACCCTAACGATAAAGAGTTTGATGTAGATGATGTCCGCTACTCTGTAATCACTTATGCAGCCTCTTCTATGGCGAATGCTATGGGGCCATCGGTAGTGGACCCTAGAACGGGGGAAATCTTGGAGTCTGATATTATATGGTGGCACAATGTGATGACCTTGCTCCAATCTTGGATGAGAGTTCAAACAGGAATTATAGACCCACAGGTGAGAGGAAATAAATTCCCAGACGATAAAATGGCGAATGCCATTCGGTTCGTGTCCTCTCACGAGGTAGGGCATACCTTCGGGCTTAAACATAATATGGGGTCTTCGTTTGCGTTCCCAGTAGAGTCTTTGCGTTCGCCTGAATTTACGGAGAAAATGGGTGGTACAGCTCCTTCTATTATGGACTATGCTAGATTTAACTATGTAGCACAAGAAGGTGATGGCGTGAAACAAATCACTCCAAAAATAGGAGTTTATGATGAGTTTGCCATTAACTGGGGTTACCGTTGGACGGGTAAAAAGACGCCTCAAGAAGAATTGCCAATCACGCAAAAATGGATAGAGAAACATCAAGGAGACCCACTCTACTTCTACGGAGCACAGCAAGAGGAGACGGTAGATCCTCGCTCGCAAGCAGAAGATTTGGGCGATAATGCGATGAAAGCAGGGGAGTATGGCATCATCAATCTAAAGAAAACGCTACCAAACCTTATAGAATGGAGTACCAAAAATGGAGAAAACTACAACGAAGCGAAGTCTTTTTACAACCAAGTGATTAACCAATGGTATGTTTATAACAATCATGTGTTGGCTAACATTGGAGGGATTTATCTTAATCCTACCGTTAAGGGCGACCAGCAGAGTTCTTATATACCTGTGCCGTACGAAACACAAAAAGAGGCTTTGGCGTTTATAAAAAAACACATACTAACTTTGCCAGAATGGTTATTTTTATCTCCATTGAACCAAAAAATCCGTCCAGCCAAAAATACACCTAAAGGACTGGTGGATCAGTCGCCGTACAATGTATTTAGAGAGAAACAAGCCGCTATTTTGTACGGGCTTATGAATGATAATAAACTCCTAAGAATATTAGAATTTGAGTTTCTTAATCATCAAAAAGTAATGACGGTAGCTGAATTGTTCAACGATTTAAGAGAATTTATTTTTAGTAAATCAATTAAAAAACAGCCTTTGAACATCGCTGAGAGAATGACGCAAAAAAACTACATAGATGCTCTCATTATAGATACGCAGAGAATGTACGAGAAAACGGAAAAGGGCATCTTTAGCCCAATGCCAATGATGTGCGATTATGCTTGTAGTCATACTCATTTGGATAAAGTAGGCGAACAACATCTAGAATTTTATTTTGATGGAATGAAGCGATTGTCGGAAGTGGGTTCAGCCAAGAGAGCGGAGCTGATAAAGGTACGAGCAATCATCTCAAAAGCAATGAACAAAGCCGATAACGATACGCAAAGTCATTATCAAGATATGATGGTAAGATTAAATAAAGCATTGGGTAATAACTGA
- a CDS encoding SusC/RagA family TonB-linked outer membrane protein, with protein sequence MKTKLLLTLLPGVFFAQNTITDTVQNKERKIEEVVLTGFQKIEKSKLTSSVGVVKMKSIEQKATASVDQMLQGKVAGVMITPASGTPGQIAPVRVRGTASLSGSTDPLWVVDGMPLEGNQAPAYNVGQDINELKNYSIAGFNPEDIEDITVLKDASATAIYGARAANGVILVTTKSGKKGRMSINFSSNTFVSLRPDFSRLNLMNASQKVDMELMMAERADLDNYRKDNGAVSRILTANNDWVSFRNGGFSALSPLSQKQINELRNTNTNWGNLLYRNVVNQQQAVSITGGLDNYSYYASFGYYDEKSTVIGSGFNRFNLTLKNNYKVNDKLNLGLSIFGTSTKQTSFLSDSGSYTTPTYYSRTANPYLAPRDANGNYIYDRDINYVESFSGNDTRIPYNYIEERENTRYSLANKSLRTILDVNYKIIKGLEYRSQFGLLIGTGETERYASAETYLMRRRIAESIQSSTNTSFLPNGDYFQRTNSNDFEYNFRNILEYSPRFGNHDLNVLAGSEIRRTRYYDMMSQMYGYNPRTKTSVPVNLPDSQATSPIYIPNRDTEVENSFASFFGTLSYTYAKKYTFFGSVRYDGTNFFGAETNKRWNPIWAASVAWNVKNENFLKDNATISMFKLRGSYGLQGNIDRGTSPYFRGTYGNTRILNTAETTIVHDGAPNPLLRWERTATKDVGLDFGLWNNRVNFTLDLYERKGTDIMGVKELPLETGFSLSNVNWASLTNRGFEFSLITNNINTDKFKWTTTFNISANRSNIDEVNDGRYTFLPSGKGYPVNAVFGIKTAGLDANGLPLFYDKSGNVVSAVDFYKISDPWGIGYVASEYSQDQMKNWFSYLGDRDPKYFGGITNTFNIGNWDLNIAASFNIKQTVLGRAPYNFTAIDRGLNASADILNAWTPNNTSSTLPRIIGADTVPGQEVVYGWFANWDPTNSYNYFDLWAKEMSFIRINNIRLGYNLPADLLKSAGIKSMRLSLEGRNLLVFSNGHKNFFDPETYGNIYAQPIQKALVFGLNVGF encoded by the coding sequence ATGAAAACGAAATTACTATTAACTCTTTTGCCAGGGGTATTCTTCGCACAGAATACCATAACCGATACGGTTCAAAACAAAGAGAGAAAGATAGAAGAAGTGGTTTTAACGGGTTTTCAGAAGATTGAAAAAAGTAAACTGACTTCTTCTGTAGGTGTGGTAAAAATGAAGTCTATTGAACAAAAAGCCACCGCCTCTGTGGATCAAATGCTACAAGGTAAAGTAGCAGGGGTAATGATTACACCAGCCTCTGGAACACCTGGGCAGATAGCTCCTGTGCGTGTGAGAGGTACGGCATCGCTTTCGGGTTCTACAGACCCACTTTGGGTGGTGGACGGAATGCCCCTAGAAGGAAACCAAGCTCCCGCCTACAATGTGGGACAAGACATAAATGAGCTTAAAAATTATTCTATCGCAGGGTTCAACCCAGAAGATATAGAAGATATCACAGTGCTTAAAGATGCGTCAGCAACCGCTATTTATGGTGCTAGGGCAGCCAATGGGGTTATTTTGGTAACTACTAAAAGTGGTAAAAAAGGAAGAATGAGCATCAATTTTTCATCAAATACTTTTGTGAGCTTAAGACCAGATTTCTCTAGACTTAATCTGATGAATGCCTCTCAAAAAGTAGATATGGAATTGATGATGGCGGAAAGAGCCGACCTAGACAATTATAGAAAAGATAATGGAGCGGTGTCTAGAATTTTAACGGCTAATAACGACTGGGTGTCTTTTAGAAATGGAGGCTTCTCGGCACTTAGTCCTCTTTCGCAAAAGCAAATCAATGAGCTTAGAAATACCAATACCAATTGGGGCAATTTGCTTTATAGAAATGTGGTTAATCAGCAACAAGCCGTGAGTATCACAGGTGGTTTAGATAATTACAGCTACTATGCTTCTTTTGGATATTACGACGAAAAATCTACCGTGATAGGTTCAGGATTTAATAGATTTAACCTTACCCTAAAAAATAATTATAAAGTAAACGATAAACTTAATTTAGGCTTATCTATATTCGGAACTTCCACTAAACAGACTTCGTTTTTGTCGGATTCGGGGAGCTACACTACACCTACTTATTACTCCAGAACCGCTAATCCTTACTTAGCCCCTAGAGATGCTAACGGAAATTATATCTACGACCGAGATATAAACTATGTGGAAAGCTTTTCGGGTAATGATACCAGAATTCCGTACAACTATATAGAGGAAAGAGAGAATACCAGATATTCATTAGCGAATAAATCGTTAAGAACTATTTTAGATGTTAATTATAAAATCATTAAAGGTTTAGAATACCGCTCTCAATTCGGATTATTGATAGGTACAGGCGAAACTGAACGCTACGCTTCGGCAGAAACTTACCTTATGAGAAGACGAATAGCAGAAAGTATCCAGTCGTCTACCAATACTTCGTTTTTACCGAATGGAGATTATTTCCAAAGAACCAACTCTAATGATTTTGAATATAATTTCAGAAATATACTAGAATACAGCCCTAGATTTGGCAATCACGATTTGAATGTATTGGCAGGGTCTGAAATCAGAAGAACCAGATACTACGATATGATGAGCCAAATGTATGGCTACAATCCAAGGACTAAAACATCGGTTCCTGTAAATTTACCAGATAGCCAAGCTACTTCGCCAATCTATATTCCTAATAGAGATACCGAAGTAGAAAACTCTTTTGCCTCTTTCTTTGGGACTTTATCATACACTTATGCTAAAAAATATACTTTCTTTGGTAGTGTGAGATATGACGGGACTAACTTCTTTGGTGCAGAAACCAACAAGAGATGGAACCCTATCTGGGCAGCTTCGGTGGCGTGGAATGTTAAGAATGAAAACTTCCTAAAAGACAACGCTACCATTAGTATGTTTAAGCTAAGAGGGTCGTATGGTCTTCAAGGAAATATTGATAGAGGTACTTCGCCTTATTTCAGAGGTACTTATGGTAACACTAGAATTTTAAATACTGCGGAAACTACCATAGTACACGATGGAGCTCCAAACCCACTTTTAAGATGGGAAAGAACAGCCACTAAAGATGTGGGATTAGACTTTGGATTATGGAACAACCGAGTTAATTTCACTTTAGATTTATACGAGAGAAAGGGGACTGATATTATGGGAGTTAAAGAACTTCCGTTAGAAACAGGTTTTTCTTTGTCTAATGTCAATTGGGCAAGTCTAACGAATAGAGGTTTTGAATTTTCACTCATAACTAATAACATCAATACCGATAAATTCAAATGGACAACTACCTTCAATATTTCCGCGAATAGAAGTAATATTGATGAAGTAAATGATGGTAGATATACTTTCTTACCTTCGGGGAAAGGCTATCCTGTAAATGCAGTTTTCGGTATTAAAACGGCAGGTCTTGATGCTAATGGACTTCCGTTATTCTATGATAAGAGCGGAAATGTAGTGTCTGCTGTGGACTTCTACAAAATATCAGACCCTTGGGGAATAGGCTATGTGGCGAGTGAGTATTCTCAAGACCAAATGAAAAATTGGTTTAGTTATCTAGGAGATAGAGACCCTAAATACTTTGGAGGGATTACCAATACTTTCAATATAGGTAATTGGGATTTGAATATTGCGGCATCTTTCAACATCAAACAAACGGTATTGGGTAGAGCTCCGTACAACTTTACGGCTATAGATAGAGGGCTTAATGCTTCTGCGGATATTCTAAATGCTTGGACGCCTAACAACACTTCATCTACTTTGCCAAGAATTATTGGGGCGGATACTGTGCCAGGGCAAGAGGTGGTTTATGGTTGGTTTGCTAATTGGGACCCAACAAATTCTTACAACTATTTTGATTTATGGGCTAAAGAGATGAGCTTCATCAGAATCAATAATATAAGATTAGGGTACAACCTACCAGCGGACTTATTGAAAAGTGCAGGGATAAAATCTATGAGATTATCTTTGGAAGGAAGAAATTTATTGGTCTTCAGTAATGGACACAAAAACTTCTTTGACCCAGAAACCTACGGTAACATCTATGCACAACCTATACAGAAAGCCCTCGTGTTTGGTCTTAATGTAGGGTTTTAA